AAGGCGTCGGGTCGCTTCCCCGATTTCGTGACGCCCGATCCGTCGTATCACGGCTTGGTGCATGCGGATGCCTTCGGGCCGTTGGCGTTCATCCTGAAAGCGCGCGTGCAGGGGTTGCGCGACATCGGCGCGTGCATCTCGCCGTTCAATGCCTTCCTGATTTTGCAGGGCGCCGAGACGTTGCATCTGCGCATGGAGCGGCATTCAGCGAATGCCTTGCAGGTGGCGCAATTCCTGCAAACGCAGCCGCAAGTGACGGCGGTCAACTATGCCGGATTGGAAGCCAGCCCGTATCACAGCCGCGTGCAGAAATACATGCCCAACGGCGCGGGCGCATTGGTGACCTTTGAGGTGCGTGGCGGCTTGGACGCTGGCAAGAAATTCATCAACAGCGTCAAGCTGCACAGCTTGCTGGCGAACATCGGCGACGCCAAATCGCTGGTGATTCATCCGGCCTCGACGACGCATTCGCAATTGAGTGAAGAAGAGCAGGCCGCGACGGGTGTGACGCCGGGCTTGGTGCGACTCTCGGTCGGCATCGAAGATGTGCGCGACATCATTGCTGACATTGAGCAGGCGTTGAAGGCGTAAGACCACTTTGCCGCAAAAAGGCGCAAAATTTCTTTGCGGGGTTTGCGCTTTTTGGCGGCCAGCAAGACGGGTATGCCGAACACGTTTGTCCCCACTTATGAAGGCGATCTGCATTTGACCGATGCGCAACCGTTCACCTTGGTTTCAGGTGAGCAGTTGCCGTCGGTCAAACTGCGTTATGCCCTTTATGGCAGTCTGAACGACGCGCGCGACAATGCGATTTTGGTGTGTCACGCCTTGTCCGGTTCGGCCCGTGTAGGGGATTGGTGGCCGCAACTTTTCGGGGAGCATGGCATCTTCGATCTCGAACGCGATTGCATCATCTGCGTCAACGTCATCGGTTCGTGTTATGGCTCGACCGGCCCGCGCGATGTCAATCCGGCGACAGGAGAATTGTACGGCGCAGACTTTCCGCTCGTCGCGGTGCGCGATTGGGTGCAGGCGCAAGCGGTGGTGCTGGGTCATCTGGGCATTGCAAAGTTGCGCGCCGTCATCGGCGGTTCGATTGGCGGCATGCAAGCCATGCAATGGGCGATTGATTTGCCTGAACGGGTGGAACGTTGTCTGGCTGTCGGGGCCGCGCCATTGACCGCAATGGGGCTGGCGCTGAATCACCTGCAACGACAGGCCATCGTCAACGATCCGCATTGGTTGCATGGACGCTACCGTGACGAACAGCCGCCCAGCGCTGGATTGGCGCAGGCACGGGCGATAGCGATGTGTTCCTATAAATCCGAACATCTCTTTCAGGAGCGCTACGGACGGCGGCCCAACCGGAATGGCGAAGACCCGCAACGTTTGCTCAAAGACCGCTACGAGATTGGCGGTTATCTGGATTATCAAGGCGAGATTTTTACGCGCCGGTTCGACGCGGCTTCCTACGTCGTCATCACCAAGGCGATGGATAATTTCGATCCGGCGCAGGGTTATGCGTCAGAACTGGCGGCGTTGCAGCGCATCAAGGCGCTCACACTGCTGGTCGGCATTTCCTCTGATTGGCTGTTTCCCGCCACTGAAGTCCGTGCCCTTAGCGAACGCATGCTGGCGGCTGGCGTCACCGTCGAATATGCCGAATTGCAATCCGAGCACGGTCACGACGGCTTCCTGGCCGAGGCCGATGCGCTGGCGCCTTTGTTGCGCAAGGCGCTGGAGCCTGAATCACATGACATCTATCAATTGTCCGCCTCGTTGCTGCTGCACGGCCATCATTGATAGGACTTATGTAGAAACTAGCCACAGAGTCACAGAGTCACGGAGCAAAGCCAAGCACTTCTCCATCATCCAAGAAACTCTCTGTGACTCTGTGACTCTGTGGCAAGCTAGGGGTAATGCGTTTTAGTCAGCCCTGGCTGTGGTGACTTCCCACGCCGCCGCGTTGCGCAACAAGGTCGAGAGCAGCGTGGTGTGCAAGCCGTGCCCGGAGCGCGAGGCCCGCACATGCCCCAGGATGGGCATCCCACACAGCGCCAAATCACCGATGATGTCCAAAATCTTGTGCCGCACGAATTCATCGGCGAAGCGTAACGGCTCTTCATTCATAAGGCCGTCCTTTGTCAGCGCGATGGCGTTTTCCAGCGAAGCGCCGCGCGAAAGGCCGCTTTGTCGCAGCGTTTCGATCTGGTCGGCAAACCCGAAGGTGCGGGCTGGCGCAATCTCGTGCAGATAGTTGCCATTCTCGAACGTGATCGCGTGCGTTTGCAGGCCGATGAGCGGGTGCGGAAAATCAATCTCGCAAGTGATGCGGAATTCGGCGCTCGGCTCGATGGACATCGTGCGGTTGTTTTCGCCAACTGCGATGCGTTTGAGCACGCGCAAATAGGCGCGCAGCGCGGGCAATTCGACGAGGCTGGCACGCTCGATCAACGCCACCCATTCCAGACTGCTGCCATCCAGAATCGGCACTTCCAGCGAATCAATTTCGATGATGGCATTGTCTACGCCACAGCCGACGAGCGCCGAAAGCAGATGCTCGACCGTCGCGATCATCACGCCGGATTTCATCAGCGTGGTCGCATAACTGACGTGGGCGACATATTGCGGCGCGGCGGGAATCTCGAAATCATTCAGATCGGTGCGGCGAAACAGATAGCCTGTATAAGCAGGCGCGGGCCGCACCGTGACATTGACCGGCGAGGCCGAATGCAAGCCGATGCCCGAGGCGCTGAACGGTTGCTGAATAGTGGTCTGTTTTGCCAAACGGGTTTGCTCCGAAATTCGTCACCGGGCGCGAAGCTTCTATTCGCCGGTCAATCGTCAGTCTGTATCCACGCCGCCACGTTGAGCAGGTTGCATTGTGGCATTCACGCCATACTGGCAACCTGAAAATGCAAAACGGTTGCAAGCCCGTGTGACTTGCAACCGTTGGAACTGCGTTGAACTGCCGAACGCGTTTATTCAAAGACGCGGCGGACTTTTTTGCGATTCCGTTTGCGCGCGAGTGCCGATTTCACGCGGCGTTTTTCGCCGGGTGGAACATAGAAGGCATGCCGCTTAACTTCGCGGATAATGTCTTCCTGCTGCACTTTGCGTTTGAAGCGCCGGAGGGCGCTTTCCATCGTCTCGTTATCGCCGAGTTTGATCTCTGCCATTTGTTGAATTCACCTCGCTTTCACTCTTGGCGGTTCGCTTCGTCCGGCCCAAGTTGATGAAGCGGGCTGCTGAACGAAGGCGTGAGGATACGTGCCGAGCCGGGGGGTGTCAAGCGTGGCGTTCAAGGTGCTGGAAACCAACCCAGGATGCCTCGCGGGGCATTTCAATTCGTTGCTTTTTGCAACAACACGTCCCATAGGAATCTTGGAACTCCCACACTCGACTGGCCTCCAACGTGATAAGCCGTACCACGATAACGGAACCAATTCCCATTGATGTCTACGGTCATATCCTCGACATAGCTTAATCCAATAGACAAAACGCCAAGCTCGGACAGCGTAAACAGTTCATTTTCCCGGCTGCCTCCGACTTGCGAGATACCATCGTGATTGAAGTCACGCCAAAGTCTCAACTGGCTAAAAATCGCGTCTTGATAATCAATCTTGCCGTCTTTGTTACCGCCGTTCGCTGTCTTGTCAAATTCGGCAAGGGCGATAAAGCCATTTAGTTTTTCTGAATATGGCTGCGGTGTAGAACTACCAAACAACTCGCTGCCACCATCAATGACTCCATTATTGTTTCTATCCAGAACGAGAAATGCATCATCGGAGAAGATTGAGGTCCAAGAAATTTTCTCTTTAACACCATCATTATCGAAGTCGAAATTTACCCCACTTATTGGCTTGGTCAAGCTGTAGCCATCTCCATTGATGTCAATAATGATTGGTGTAACTGTACAGCAGCAGCCGGGACTCACCGCATTGCCACCGTTGGGACAATCGAACGGCCAATTAGTACAAGGATCGGCTCCAAATGTGCTACAGCCAGCTTGCTGTCCTCTAATACAAATTTGTGGGCAAGGGAAGCATGGAGCGCCATCTT
The Acidobacteriota bacterium DNA segment above includes these coding regions:
- a CDS encoding homoserine O-acetyltransferase, coding for MPNTFVPTYEGDLHLTDAQPFTLVSGEQLPSVKLRYALYGSLNDARDNAILVCHALSGSARVGDWWPQLFGEHGIFDLERDCIICVNVIGSCYGSTGPRDVNPATGELYGADFPLVAVRDWVQAQAVVLGHLGIAKLRAVIGGSIGGMQAMQWAIDLPERVERCLAVGAAPLTAMGLALNHLQRQAIVNDPHWLHGRYRDEQPPSAGLAQARAIAMCSYKSEHLFQERYGRRPNRNGEDPQRLLKDRYEIGGYLDYQGEIFTRRFDAASYVVITKAMDNFDPAQGYASELAALQRIKALTLLVGISSDWLFPATEVRALSERMLAAGVTVEYAELQSEHGHDGFLAEADALAPLLRKALEPESHDIYQLSASLLLHGHH
- a CDS encoding UDP-3-O-acyl-N-acetylglucosamine deacetylase, whose translation is MSEQTRLAKQTTIQQPFSASGIGLHSASPVNVTVRPAPAYTGYLFRRTDLNDFEIPAAPQYVAHVSYATTLMKSGVMIATVEHLLSALVGCGVDNAIIEIDSLEVPILDGSSLEWVALIERASLVELPALRAYLRVLKRIAVGENNRTMSIEPSAEFRITCEIDFPHPLIGLQTHAITFENGNYLHEIAPARTFGFADQIETLRQSGLSRGASLENAIALTKDGLMNEEPLRFADEFVRHKILDIIGDLALCGMPILGHVRASRSGHGLHTTLLSTLLRNAAAWEVTTARAD
- a CDS encoding 30S ribosomal protein S21, which codes for MAEIKLGDNETMESALRRFKRKVQQEDIIREVKRHAFYVPPGEKRRVKSALARKRNRKKVRRVFE